The genomic interval GTCTCGATCGGAACGGCACTCGTCCTCGGAACCGTCCTCGCCTACGTCGTCGAGCCAAAAGGAAACGTCGGCCTCATCGCTCTCGGCGTCGCTCTCGCCGTTGCCGCCATCATCGCCGATGCCCTCGCGTACAAGGAGCTTGGCGGAGGCAAGGTGAAGGTTACCGGGCGAGGGCTCTGGATCTGCATCATCAGTGGTCTCCTGATGGGAAGCTGGGTGCGCTTCACGACCGTGGCCATGGCGCCGGGCGAAGGGCAGCTCACCCCCTACACCTCGACCGTGTTCTTCACGCTCGCCGCGCTCCTCTCGACCATCCCCTTCAACCTCTATTTCATGAAGAATCCCCTCGCGGGTGAGCCCGTCTCGATGTCCGGGTACACGCAGGGTGGAGTCCAGTGGCACATCCTGGGACTTCTGGGAGGAGCCATCTGGAGCACGGGGACCGCGTTCAACCTCATCGCGGGAAGCCGCGTCGGGTTCGCCATCTCTTACGCCATCGGCCAGAGCGCTCCCATGGTGGCGGCGCTGTGGGGCGTCCTCGTCTGGAAAGAGTTCGAGGGAGCGAGCGCGAAGTCGAAGCGCAACCTCGCCCTGATGTTCGTTTTCTACATCGGCGCGATCATCGCGCTCGCATCTGCCTCGTAGGTCTTCTATGGCAAGAAAACCCCGCGTCGTCGTCGTCGGAAGCGCCAACATCGACCTCACCACATTCACGGACAAGTTCCCGCGCCCCGGGGAGACCATTTTCGGAGATCACTTCGACCTCGGGTTCGGGGGCAAAGGGGCGAACCAGGCCGTGGCGGCCGCCTACTGCGGCGCCGAGGCGCACATGGTGGCGCGCGTCGGCGACGATCTATTCGGCCCCCCGACGGTCAAGAACTTCAAGGCCCTCGGCATCGGCGCGCGCCACGTGAAGATGGTCAAAGGCGTCTCGAGCGGCGTGGCCCCGATCTTCGTCGACCCGAGCGGCCAGAACCGCATCTTCG from Vicinamibacteria bacterium carries:
- a CDS encoding multidrug DMT transporter permease, producing MFVPESFGFALLLVILCAACWGSWANTYKLAKGVRFELFYWDYAIGIFAMAVLLALTLGSAGGGESSFLTNLDRAGTDRIVQAMIGGAIFNLANILLVAAIAIAGLAIAFPVSIGTALVLGTVLAYVVEPKGNVGLIALGVALAVAAIIADALAYKELGGGKVKVTGRGLWICIISGLLMGSWVRFTTVAMAPGEGQLTPYTSTVFFTLAALLSTIPFNLYFMKNPLAGEPVSMSGYTQGGVQWHILGLLGGAIWSTGTAFNLIAGSRVGFAISYAIGQSAPMVAALWGVLVWKEFEGASAKSKRNLALMFVFYIGAIIALASAS